In the Topomyia yanbarensis strain Yona2022 chromosome 3, ASM3024719v1, whole genome shotgun sequence genome, one interval contains:
- the LOC131693232 gene encoding uncharacterized protein LOC131693232, producing MVGCLSNVGILAVEIIFPSQYVEQTELEIYDGVSAGKYTIGLGQSRMGFCSDREDVNSLCLTVVNNLLDRHKIARSRIGRLEVGTETVVDKSKSVKTVLMQLFEKDGPTNLEGIDTKNACYGGTAALFNALDWIESSSCKGRLAIVVCADIAVYAQGSARPTGGAGAVAMLVGPNAPLVIDRGLRATYMKHAYDFYKPDLSSEYPVVDGKLSIQCYLSALDNCYQLYRKKFADANPSASPVNLDFFDALIFHTPYCKLVQKSLARLGLNDFVLTPADQRATVYPAFDQFMDVKLEETYFDRDVEKAFMAHFTPVFNTKTKPSLHLANQVGNMYTPSVYSGLVSLLINSDISELKGKKVGVFSYGSGLASTMYSISITSDVQALTSLKSYLNYVQPLLDSRNKVTPEDFTKMMEIREANNHAAPYEPSGSVETLFPGTYYLASVDKMHRRSYERVPIATSGQQAELNNVAESNHVMETKTTEEWLPDVGILALEIIFPSQYVDQTELEVFDGVSAGKYTIGLGQSRMGFSSDREDVNSLCLTVVHNLLERHQIPYSRIGRLEVGTETLVDKSKSVKSVLMQLFESKHVTDVEGIDTTNACYGGTAALFNALNWVESSSSKGRLALVVCADIAVYAQGTARPTGGAGAVAMLIGPNAPLTIDRGLRATFMKHAYDFYKPDLTSEYPVVDGKLSIQCYLSALDNCYQLYKQQFVEQNPTTVDAIDLNIFDAIIFHTPYCKLVQKSFARLGLNDFIQTPADQRLTKFSGFEKFQNVSLEDTYFDRDVEKAFMTHYTPLFNSKTKPSLHLANQVGNMYTPSVYGGLVSLLISNDVAELAGRKVGVFSYGSGLASSMYSISITSDVEAVATFKNKLSYVQPLLDARIKVSPEEFTRLMEIREKNNHAAPYEPTGQVDVLFPGTYYLKQVDNMHRRVYERVTRSSSNTNCIS from the coding sequence ATGGTAGGCTGCTTGAGTAACGTGGGCATTCTGGCGGTGGAGATCATTTTTCCTTCGCAGTATGTGGAACAGACGGAGTTGGAAATTTATGATGGTGTTTCTGCTGGAAAGTACACTATCGGATTAGGCCAAAGTCGCATGGGATTCTGCTCCGATCGGGAGGATGTTAATTCGCTGTGTTTGACCGTAGTAAATAATTTGCTAGATCGGCATAAAATTGCTCGTTCGAGAATAGGCCGACTAGAGGTGGGAACAGAAACTGTTGTTGATAAATCTAAAAGCGTGAAGACGGTTTTGATGCAGCTGTTCGAGAAAGATGGACCAACTAATCTCGAGGGAATCGATACCAAAAATGCTTGCTATGGTGGAACTGCTGCGTTATTTAATGCTTTGGATTGGATAGAATCTTCCAGTTGCAAAGGCCGGCTAGCAATCGTTGTTTGTGCTGACATTGCGGTGTACGCCCAAGGATCAGCACGTCCCACAGGAGGAGCTGGTGCTGTTGCAATGCTTGTAGGTCCAAATGCTCCACTGGTAATTGATCGAGGGCTTCGAGCTACATACATGAAACATGCCTATGATTTTTACAAGCCGGATCTCAGCTCGGAATATCCTGTTGTCGACGGAAAATTGTCCATTCAATGTTACTTAAGTGCACTGGATAACTGCTATCAACTGTACAGAAAAAAGTTTGCTGACGCAAATCCAAGTGCCAGTCCAGTGAATTTGGATTTCTTCGATGCTCTAATATTTCACACCCCCTACTGTAAACTGGTTCAGAAATCATTAGCACGTTTAGGATTGAATGACTTTGTGCTAACACCAGCCGATCAGCGAGCAACTGTTTATCCAGCATTTGATCAATTCATGGATGTGAAACTCGAGGAGACCTATTTCGACCGCGACGTGGAGAAGGCTTTTATGGCTCATTTTACTCCAGTATTCAATACAAAAACGAAACCATCTCTTCATCTCGCCAATCAAGTGGGGAATATGTACACCCCTTCCGTGTACAGCGGTCTCGTTTCACTTCTTATCAATAGCGATATCTCAGAACTGAAAGGAAAAAAGGTTGGCGTCTTTTCCTACGGGTCTGGACTGGCATCTACCATGTATTCGATATCGATAACCAGCGATGTTCAAGCACTTACCTCTCTTAAATCTTACTTAAATTACGTTCAACCCTTACTGGATTCTCGAAACAAAGTGACACCCGAAGATTTCACAAAGATGATGGAAATTCGTGAAGCAAACAACCATGCTGCACCGTATGAACCATCCGGTAGTGTTGAGACACTTTTCCCTGGAACATACTATCTTGCATCGGTGGACAAAATGCATCGACGTTCATATGAACGAGTGCCAATCGCTACAAGCGGTCAACAAGCGGAATTAAACAATGTTGCAGAGAGCAATCACGTGATGGAGACTAAAACGACGGAAGAATGGCTGCCCGACGTTGGTATTCTGgcgcttgaaattatttttccatcaCAATACGTGGACCAAACAGAACTGGAAGTATTCGATGGTGTATCTGCAGGAAAGTACACCATTGGCCTTGGCCAAAGCCGAATGGGTTTTAGTTCTGATCGCGAAGATGTTAATTCGTTATGCTTAACGGTGGTGCACAATCTGCTCGAGCGTCATCAAATTCCATACTCCAGAATCGGTCGGTTAGAAGTCGGGACAGAAACTTTGGTTGATAAATCCAAAAGTGTCAAATCTGTACTAATGCAGCTGTTTGAGTCTAAACATGTTACAGATGTTGAAGGAATCGATACTACCAATGCGTGCTATGGAGGCACAGCTGCCCTGTTCAATGCTTTGAATTGGGTGGAATCCTCTAGCTCGAAAGGACGACTCGCCCTGGTTGTCTGTGCTGATATTGCAGTTTATGCTCAAGGTACTGCGCGACCAACAGGCGGAGCAGGAGCTGTCGCAATGCTGATCGGACCGAATGCACCACTGACTATTGATCGAGGATTGCGGGCAACTTTCATGAAACACGCCTATGATTTCTACAAACCAGATCTTACCTCGGAATATCCAgttgttgatgggaaattatCCATACAGTGCTATTTGAGTGCGCTAGATAACTGTTATCAACTGTACAAGCAGCAGTTTGTCGAGCAAAACCCCACCACAGTCGATGCAATCGATCTCAATATTTTCGATGCCATCATATTTCATACTCCGTATTGTAAACTGGTTCAGAAATCGTTTGCACGACTTGGCTTGAATGATTTCATTCAAACTCCTGCAGATCAGCGCTTAACCAAATTTTCTGGCTTCGAAAAGTTCCAGAATGTGAGTCTCGAAGATACTTATTTCGACCGTGACGTGGAAAAAGCTTTCATGACACACTACACACCGTTATTCAACTCGAAAACAAAACCCTCTCTTCATCTTGCCAACCAAGTTGGGAACATGTACACACCATCCGTTTACGGTGGTCTAGTTTCCCTCCTAATAAGCAATGACGTAGCGGAACTAGCAGGCAGAAAAGTCGGAGTTTTTTCCTACGGTTCCGGTTTGGCCTCGTCCATGTACTCGATTTCAATTACCTCCGATGTAGAAGCGGTAGCTACATTTAAGAATAAGCTAAGCTATGTACAACCCTTGCTAGACGCTCGAATTAAAGTGTCCCCTGAGGAATTTACTCGGCTGATGGAGATACGTGAAAAGAATAATCATGCTGCTCCGTACGAACCGACCGGACAGGTGGACGTACTTTTCCCGGGAACATATTACCTGAAACAGGTAGACAATATGCATCGACGTGTCTATGAGCGTGTTACGCGCAGTTCAAGTAACACCAATTGTATATCCTAG